The following proteins are co-located in the Triticum aestivum cultivar Chinese Spring chromosome 1A, IWGSC CS RefSeq v2.1, whole genome shotgun sequence genome:
- the LOC123182444 gene encoding uncharacterized protein isoform X2 gives MREPSDGASSAPARAFELRTEEWRPVVKVAEYIPKVPGEPKRTLWRLNSSNIRKYQGIKPPKIGLLNSGVDSSLAPSRILFKLLRQGSGRRLSRLRNTCPRFQVRQNEHYGEQIVQMCTNIMGFRGQELLVSRYIRLKGSSGKANQNSTSKSFQKMRCDPALVGIFMSR, from the exons ATGCGAGAGCCCAGCGATGGAGCTTCATCGGCACCGGCTAGAGCCTTCGAGCTTCGCACAG AAGAGTGGAGGCCGGTTGTCAAGGTTGCAGAATACATACCCAAG GTTCCAGGCGAGCCCAAGAGAACATTATGGCGACTAAATAGTTCAAATATCCGCAAATACCAGGGTATTAAGCCACCCAAGATTGGTCTGCTCAACTCCGGTGTAGACTCCTCTCTAGCCCCCTCTCGGATCTTGTTCAAGCTCCTCCGCCAGGGGAGTGGACGCCGGTTGTCAAGGTTGCGGAATACATGCCCAAG GTTCCAGGTGAGGCAAAACGAACATTATGGAGAGCAAATAGTTCAAATGTGTACAAATATCATGGGTTTTCGTGGCCAAGAGTTGTTGGTCTCAAGGTACATAAGGCTAAAAGGATCATCAGGAAAGGCAAACCAGAACTCCACTTCGAAGTCCTTCCAGAAAATGCGATGCGATCCTGCGTTAGTAGGAATTTTCATGTCACGCTAA
- the LOC123182444 gene encoding uncharacterized protein isoform X1 encodes MFDMILSRFVCFNSCVHSLGSLSDLVRAPPPEEWRPVVKVAEYIPKVPGEPKRTLWRLNSSNIRKYQGIKPPKIGLLNSGVDSSLAPSRILFKLLRQGSGRRLSRLRNTCPRFQVRQNEHYGEQIVQMCTNIMGFRGQELLVSRYIRLKGSSGKANQNSTSKSFQKMRCDPALVGIFMSR; translated from the exons ATGTTCGACATGATACTCTCTAGATTTGTATGCTTTAACTCCTGTGTACACTCCCTTGGCTCCCTCTCGGATCTTGTTCGAGCTCCTCCCCCAGAAGAGTGGAGGCCGGTTGTCAAGGTTGCAGAATACATACCCAAG GTTCCAGGCGAGCCCAAGAGAACATTATGGCGACTAAATAGTTCAAATATCCGCAAATACCAGGGTATTAAGCCACCCAAGATTGGTCTGCTCAACTCCGGTGTAGACTCCTCTCTAGCCCCCTCTCGGATCTTGTTCAAGCTCCTCCGCCAGGGGAGTGGACGCCGGTTGTCAAGGTTGCGGAATACATGCCCAAG GTTCCAGGTGAGGCAAAACGAACATTATGGAGAGCAAATAGTTCAAATGTGTACAAATATCATGGGTTTTCGTGGCCAAGAGTTGTTGGTCTCAAGGTACATAAGGCTAAAAGGATCATCAGGAAAGGCAAACCAGAACTCCACTTCGAAGTCCTTCCAGAAAATGCGATGCGATCCTGCGTTAGTAGGAATTTTCATGTCACGCTAA
- the LOC123182462 gene encoding uncharacterized protein isoform X1: MGRLFYNHMQAPKIFDIAGHYTGSGSANDLPRFRFLCKANVAAMEAALRIANVNPYKVILFGDSVHNIQASMGLASKECCAVVVERGMKGGSSIKPGGTTALVPCCWPGTTVSWAALRPPRLRPRIDTNRRGGVGRGLLDGP, from the exons ATGGGAAGATTATTTTATAATCATATGCAGGCGCCCAAGATCTTCGACATCGCCGGTCACTACACTGGGTCAGGCAGCGCCAACGACCTGCCCAGGTTCCGCTTCCTATGCAAGGCCAACGTCGCCGCCATGGAGGCGGCCCTCAGGATCGCCAACGTCAACCCTTACAAGGTG ATTCTCTTCGGCGACAGCGTGCACAACATTCAGGCAAGCATGGGGTTGGCCTCCAAAGAGTGCTG TGCTGTCGTGGTAGAGCGTGGGATGAAAGGTGGGTCCAGTATAAAACCAGGAGGTACTACCGCCCTTGTCCCTTGCTGTTGGCCTGGCACGACGGTGTCATGGGCGGCGCTTCGTCCCCCTAGATTGCGACCGCGGATCGACACAAACAGGAGAGGAGGGGTTGGCAGGGGACTCCTTGACGGTCCGTGA
- the LOC123182462 gene encoding uncharacterized protein isoform X2, producing MGRLFYNHMQAPKIFDIAGHYTGSGSANDLPRFRFLCKANVAAMEAALRIANVNPYKILFGDSVHNIQASMGLASKECCAVVVERGMKGGSSIKPGGTTALVPCCWPGTTVSWAALRPPRLRPRIDTNRRGGVGRGLLDGP from the exons ATGGGAAGATTATTTTATAATCATATGCAGGCGCCCAAGATCTTCGACATCGCCGGTCACTACACTGGGTCAGGCAGCGCCAACGACCTGCCCAGGTTCCGCTTCCTATGCAAGGCCAACGTCGCCGCCATGGAGGCGGCCCTCAGGATCGCCAACGTCAACCCTTACAAG ATTCTCTTCGGCGACAGCGTGCACAACATTCAGGCAAGCATGGGGTTGGCCTCCAAAGAGTGCTG TGCTGTCGTGGTAGAGCGTGGGATGAAAGGTGGGTCCAGTATAAAACCAGGAGGTACTACCGCCCTTGTCCCTTGCTGTTGGCCTGGCACGACGGTGTCATGGGCGGCGCTTCGTCCCCCTAGATTGCGACCGCGGATCGACACAAACAGGAGAGGAGGGGTTGGCAGGGGACTCCTTGACGGTCCGTGA
- the LOC123182486 gene encoding uncharacterized protein isoform X1, with protein sequence MMGEPSDRASSRPESLSDLFQAPPREEWRVQIVKVAEYIPKVQGEPKRTLWRLSTSNKCKYWGPKGPAGVPLDPPANIVESAPPEELEPATEVTAPSSSEEEQADRCNARRKRMRSIHSNDMFKYRGCSWPQVVGLKVHKAKRIIMKGKPDLSCEVVLENQLMTMCYCSRRVRVIVDRHNNVVQTPRVG encoded by the exons ATGATGGGGGAGCCCAGCGACAGAGCTTCCTCTCGGCCAGAATCACTCTCGGATCTTTTTCAAGCCCCTCCACGAGAGGAGTGGAGGGTGCAGATTGTTAAGGTTGCAGAATACATACCCAAG GTTCAAGGCGAGCCAAAGCGAACATTGTGGCGGCTAAGTACTTCAAATAAGTGCAAATATTGGGGTCCTAAGGGACCAGCCGGGGTGCCCCTCGACCCTCCTGCAA ATATTGTTGAATCTGCCCCACCAGAGGAGCTGGAGCCGGCTACTGAGGTTACCGCGCCATCATCATCGGAAGAAGAACAG GCCGATAGATGCAATGCAAGGAGGAAAAGAATGCGTTCAATCCATTCCAACGACATGTTCAAGTACCGTGGGTGCTCGTGGCCGCAGGTGGTGGGTCTCAAAGTGCACAAGGCCAAGAGGATCATCATGAAGGGCAAGCCGGACCTCTCTTGCGAAGTCGTCCTGGAGAACCAGCTGATGACCATGTGCTACTGCTCGAGGCGTGTTCGGGTCATTGTAGACAGGCACAACAATGTCGTGCAAACCCCTCGTGTGGGTTAA
- the LOC123182486 gene encoding uncharacterized protein isoform X2, whose product MMGEPSDRASSRPESLSDLFQAPPREEWRVQIVKVAEYIPKVQGEPKRTLWRLSTSNKCKYWGPKGPAGVPLDPPANIVESAPPEELEPATEVTAPSSSEEEQVVGLKVHKAKRIIMKGKPDLSCEVVLENQLMTMCYCSRRVRVIVDRHNNVVQTPRVG is encoded by the exons ATGATGGGGGAGCCCAGCGACAGAGCTTCCTCTCGGCCAGAATCACTCTCGGATCTTTTTCAAGCCCCTCCACGAGAGGAGTGGAGGGTGCAGATTGTTAAGGTTGCAGAATACATACCCAAG GTTCAAGGCGAGCCAAAGCGAACATTGTGGCGGCTAAGTACTTCAAATAAGTGCAAATATTGGGGTCCTAAGGGACCAGCCGGGGTGCCCCTCGACCCTCCTGCAA ATATTGTTGAATCTGCCCCACCAGAGGAGCTGGAGCCGGCTACTGAGGTTACCGCGCCATCATCATCGGAAGAAGAACAG GTGGTGGGTCTCAAAGTGCACAAGGCCAAGAGGATCATCATGAAGGGCAAGCCGGACCTCTCTTGCGAAGTCGTCCTGGAGAACCAGCTGATGACCATGTGCTACTGCTCGAGGCGTGTTCGGGTCATTGTAGACAGGCACAACAATGTCGTGCAAACCCCTCGTGTGGGTTAA